Proteins encoded by one window of Streptomyces sp. NBC_01477:
- a CDS encoding D-alanine--D-alanine ligase family protein, with the protein MSNLPSPQSPGPDESADRPAPSGYVRKPRVAVVFGGRSSEHGVSVVTAASLLRAIDRTKYDVLPIGITTEGRWALTADAPDRMAIADRTMPTVEQVTDQEGIVVLPVDPANREVVYTETGAVPKALGEVDVVFPLLHGPYGEDGTLQGLLELSGVPYVGAGVLASAVGMDKEYMKRIFTSFGLAVGPYTVVRPREWEQDPGAVRDRLTGFAAEHGWPLFVKPARGGSSFGISKVEGPDGLDAAIAEARRHDPKLVVEALLSGREIECGVLEFEDGPRASVPAEIPPVTTHAFYDFEAKYIDSAEGVVPAPLTPDQTAEVQRLAVAAFEAASCEGLVRADFFLLDSGEFVINEINTMPGFTPISMYPRMWQESGVGYPELVDRLIQAALRRSTGLR; encoded by the coding sequence ATGAGCAACCTGCCTTCTCCCCAGAGTCCGGGACCCGACGAGAGCGCCGACCGCCCGGCGCCGTCCGGTTACGTACGCAAGCCGCGCGTCGCCGTCGTCTTCGGCGGGCGCAGCTCCGAGCACGGTGTCTCGGTGGTGACCGCGGCAAGCCTGCTGCGGGCCATCGACCGCACCAAGTACGACGTCCTGCCGATCGGCATCACCACCGAGGGCCGCTGGGCGCTGACCGCCGACGCGCCGGACCGGATGGCCATCGCCGACCGCACGATGCCCACCGTGGAACAGGTCACCGACCAGGAGGGCATCGTCGTCCTCCCGGTCGACCCGGCCAACCGCGAGGTCGTCTACACCGAGACCGGCGCCGTCCCCAAGGCGCTCGGCGAGGTCGACGTCGTCTTCCCGCTGCTGCACGGCCCCTACGGCGAGGACGGCACCCTCCAGGGCCTGCTCGAACTCTCCGGCGTCCCTTACGTCGGCGCGGGCGTGCTCGCCTCCGCCGTCGGCATGGACAAGGAGTACATGAAGCGGATCTTCACCTCCTTCGGCCTGGCCGTCGGCCCCTACACCGTGGTCCGCCCGCGGGAATGGGAGCAGGACCCGGGAGCGGTACGCGACCGCCTCACCGGCTTCGCCGCCGAGCACGGCTGGCCGCTGTTCGTGAAGCCCGCCCGCGGCGGCTCCTCCTTCGGCATCAGCAAGGTCGAAGGACCCGACGGGCTGGACGCGGCAATTGCCGAGGCCCGCAGGCACGACCCGAAGCTCGTCGTCGAGGCGCTGCTGAGCGGCCGGGAGATCGAGTGCGGGGTGCTCGAGTTCGAGGACGGCCCGCGCGCGTCGGTGCCCGCCGAGATCCCGCCGGTCACCACCCACGCCTTCTACGACTTCGAGGCGAAGTACATCGACTCGGCGGAAGGCGTCGTGCCCGCGCCGCTCACCCCCGACCAGACTGCCGAGGTGCAGCGGCTGGCCGTCGCCGCCTTCGAGGCCGCCTCCTGCGAGGGCCTGGTCAGGGCGGACTTCTTCCTGCTGGACAGCGGCGAGTTCGTGATCAACGAGATCAACACCATGCCGGGCTTCACCCCGATCTCGATGTACCCGCGGATGTGGCAGGAGAGCGGCGTCGGCTACCCCGAACTGGTCGACCGGCTCATCCAGGCGGCGCTGCGCCGCTCCACCGGCCTGCGCTGA
- a CDS encoding DUF3515 domain-containing protein, translating to MALYHRVVLINVSAVACLAAAAAYAFAMPGGGDDSVAVPVPDARTAGYCHALHDALPQRVTGLSRHDLKPRSELITGWGDPAIVLRCGVPRPAVDNNPEADGVEVDGVGWSIERGSGGSFRLTTTLRTAYVEVTLPKKYAGDLGPLTDLADAVTRTIPGL from the coding sequence ATGGCGCTGTATCACCGGGTCGTCCTGATCAACGTGTCCGCCGTCGCGTGCCTCGCCGCGGCGGCGGCCTACGCTTTCGCCATGCCCGGTGGCGGTGACGACTCCGTCGCCGTACCGGTTCCCGACGCGCGCACCGCCGGTTACTGCCATGCGCTGCACGACGCTTTGCCGCAGCGGGTCACGGGGCTTTCCCGGCATGATCTCAAGCCGCGCTCCGAATTGATCACCGGGTGGGGGGACCCGGCGATCGTACTGCGCTGCGGGGTGCCGCGACCGGCGGTGGACAACAATCCCGAGGCCGACGGCGTCGAGGTGGACGGGGTCGGCTGGTCCATCGAGCGCGGGTCCGGCGGGTCGTTCCGGCTCACCACGACCCTGCGCACGGCGTACGTCGAGGTGACGCTGCCGAAGAAGTACGCCGGCGATCTCGGCCCGCTGACCGATCTCGCCGACGCGGTGACCAGGACGATCCCCGGTCTGTGA
- the thiD gene encoding bifunctional hydroxymethylpyrimidine kinase/phosphomethylpyrimidine kinase, whose amino-acid sequence MTLPPPARVLTVAGSDSGGGAGIQADLKTMLALGVHGMSVITAVTAQNSLGVRGSWDLPQEAVRAQFRAVVDDIGVQAVKTGMLGSAELAGTVADLLTGLDVPVVVDPVGVSKHGDSLLRGDAPDVVRTRLLPLATVATPNLDEVTRLTGIAVTDREGMRAAADAVLACGPRWALVKGGHLPGADRHADCADLLSDGRTERWFHAPRHANAHTHGTGCTLASALASYLALGHEVPAAVGLAKSYVTGAIAAGFPLGAGIGPVDHGWRTRTR is encoded by the coding sequence GTGACGCTCCCGCCCCCGGCCCGGGTGCTCACCGTCGCCGGATCCGACTCCGGCGGCGGTGCGGGCATCCAGGCCGACCTCAAGACGATGCTCGCCCTCGGCGTCCACGGCATGAGCGTGATCACCGCGGTGACCGCGCAGAACTCGCTCGGCGTGCGCGGCTCCTGGGACCTGCCGCAGGAGGCGGTACGCGCGCAGTTCAGGGCCGTCGTGGACGACATCGGCGTCCAGGCGGTCAAGACCGGCATGCTCGGCTCCGCCGAACTGGCCGGGACTGTCGCCGACCTGCTCACCGGCCTCGACGTCCCCGTCGTCGTCGATCCGGTCGGCGTCTCCAAGCACGGCGACAGCCTGCTGCGCGGCGACGCGCCCGACGTCGTCCGTACCCGGCTGCTGCCGCTGGCCACCGTCGCCACGCCCAACCTGGACGAGGTCACCCGGCTCACCGGGATCGCCGTCACCGACCGGGAGGGCATGCGGGCCGCCGCCGACGCGGTCCTGGCCTGCGGCCCGCGCTGGGCGCTGGTCAAGGGCGGCCACCTGCCGGGCGCCGACCGCCACGCGGACTGCGCCGACCTGCTCTCCGACGGCCGCACCGAGCGGTGGTTCCACGCCCCCCGCCACGCCAACGCCCACACCCACGGCACCGGCTGCACCCTGGCCAGCGCGCTGGCCTCCTACCTCGCCCTCGGCCACGAGGTGCCCGCCGCGGTGGGCCTGGCGAAGTCCTACGTCACCGGGGCGATCGCGGCCGGCTTCCCGCTGGGCGCCGGTATCGGCCCGGTCGACCACGGCTGGCGCACCCGGACACGCTGA
- a CDS encoding thiamine-phosphate kinase: MKGTVGELGEFGLIRELTSRLTSTPAVKIGPGDDAAVVTAPDRRVVATTDILLEGRHFRRDWSTAYDVGRKAAAQNLADIAAMGAVPTAVLLGLVVPTELPATWPVELMDGIRDECQVAGAAVVGGDVVRGDTITVAITALGDLRNRDAVTRSGARPGDVIAVTGWLGWSAAGLAVLSRGFRSPRAFVEAHRRPEPPYHAGPAAAELGATAMTDVSDGLVADLGHIATASGADIDLRSADIDVPAQMTDIGQAVGVDPLHWVLTGGEDHAIVAAFPPDVKLPARWRVIGSVRAPAGRAPQVTVDGAPWEKAGGWDHFGDDA, from the coding sequence ATGAAGGGGACTGTGGGCGAGTTGGGGGAGTTCGGGCTCATCAGGGAACTGACCTCCCGCCTCACCTCGACCCCGGCCGTGAAAATCGGCCCCGGTGACGACGCGGCCGTCGTCACCGCGCCCGACCGGCGGGTGGTGGCCACCACCGACATCCTGCTCGAAGGCCGGCACTTCCGCCGCGACTGGTCCACCGCCTACGACGTCGGCCGCAAGGCCGCCGCCCAGAACCTCGCGGACATCGCCGCCATGGGCGCCGTCCCCACCGCCGTGCTGCTCGGCCTGGTCGTGCCCACCGAACTCCCCGCCACCTGGCCGGTCGAGCTGATGGACGGCATCCGCGACGAATGCCAGGTCGCCGGCGCGGCCGTGGTCGGCGGCGACGTCGTACGCGGCGACACCATCACCGTCGCCATCACCGCGCTGGGGGACCTGCGCAACCGCGACGCCGTCACCCGGTCCGGGGCGCGCCCCGGCGACGTCATCGCCGTCACCGGCTGGCTCGGCTGGTCGGCCGCGGGACTCGCCGTCCTGTCCCGCGGCTTCCGCTCCCCGCGCGCCTTCGTCGAGGCGCACCGCCGCCCCGAACCGCCCTACCACGCCGGCCCCGCGGCGGCCGAACTCGGCGCCACCGCCATGACCGACGTCAGCGACGGCCTGGTCGCCGACCTCGGCCACATCGCCACCGCCAGCGGCGCCGACATCGACCTGCGCTCCGCCGACATCGACGTACCCGCCCAGATGACCGACATCGGGCAGGCCGTCGGCGTCGACCCGCTGCACTGGGTGCTCACCGGCGGCGAGGACCACGCCATCGTCGCGGCCTTCCCGCCCGACGTGAAACTGCCCGCCCGCTGGCGGGTCATCGGCTCGGTCAGGGCGCCGGCCGGCCGCGCCCCGCAGGTCACCGTGGACGGTGCGCCGTGGGAGAAGGCGGGCGGCTGGGACCACTTCGGCGACGACGCGTGA
- the cofC gene encoding 2-phospho-L-lactate guanylyltransferase, whose amino-acid sequence MWSLVVPLKPLAVAKSRLSAAGAVRPALALAFVLDTVGAALACPEVADVTVVTDDPTAGAEVAGLGAFVAADVPAAGLNAALRYGAGLVRQRRASAGVGALNGDLPALRPAELGAVLREAARLPGRAFLADTAGPGTTLLTASPGVALSPGFGGASRSRHLASGAREITLAAVPSVRQDVDTAADLDAARALGLGPRTSLLFPARTA is encoded by the coding sequence ATGTGGTCGCTGGTGGTGCCGCTCAAGCCGCTGGCGGTGGCCAAGAGCAGGCTGTCGGCGGCGGGGGCGGTACGCCCGGCGCTGGCGCTGGCCTTCGTGCTCGACACGGTGGGCGCCGCGCTGGCGTGCCCTGAGGTGGCGGATGTCACGGTGGTCACCGACGACCCGACGGCGGGCGCCGAAGTGGCCGGGCTGGGGGCTTTCGTGGCGGCCGACGTGCCGGCGGCGGGGCTGAACGCGGCGCTGCGGTACGGCGCCGGTCTCGTACGGCAGCGGCGGGCGTCGGCGGGCGTCGGGGCGCTGAACGGCGATCTCCCGGCCCTGCGGCCCGCCGAACTGGGCGCGGTGCTGCGGGAGGCCGCGCGGCTGCCCGGGCGGGCGTTCCTGGCCGATACGGCGGGTCCGGGAACAACCTTGCTCACCGCGTCCCCCGGCGTCGCCCTCTCCCCCGGCTTCGGCGGCGCCTCCCGGTCCCGCCACCTCGCCTCGGGGGCACGTGAGATCACGCTGGCCGCGGTGCCGTCGGTGCGGCAGGACGTGGACACCGCGGCGGACCTGGACGCGGCCCGCGCTCTGGGCCTGGGTCCGCGCACCTCGCTGCTCTTCCCGGCCCGCACCGCCTGA
- a CDS encoding NAD(P)H-dependent glycerol-3-phosphate dehydrogenase produces the protein MVLADAGCQVSLWGRRPALVDAINTTRHNPEYFPQLELPASVTATADPAQAARDAELVFLTVPSQTLRGNLAEWAPLLRDDAVLVSLMKGVELGTAKRMSEVIEEVAKTGPDRVAVLSGPNLAPEIAERQPAASVVACRDDAVARRIQAACHTPYFRPYTNTDVVGCELGGAVKNVIGLAVGIADGMGLGDNTKASLITRGLAETTRLGLAMGADAHTFAGLAGMGDLVATCSSPLSRNHTFGTNLGRGMTLAETIAVTRRTAEGVKSCESVADLARRHGVDMPITETVVDIVHNGKPPVVAVRELMSRSAKPER, from the coding sequence ATGGTGCTCGCCGACGCCGGATGCCAGGTGTCGCTGTGGGGCCGCAGGCCCGCACTGGTCGACGCGATCAACACCACCCGGCACAATCCCGAGTATTTCCCGCAGCTCGAACTGCCCGCCTCCGTCACGGCCACCGCCGACCCCGCGCAGGCGGCGCGGGACGCGGAACTGGTCTTCCTCACCGTCCCCTCGCAGACCCTGCGCGGCAATCTCGCCGAGTGGGCGCCGCTGCTGCGCGACGACGCGGTATTGGTCAGCCTGATGAAGGGCGTCGAACTCGGCACCGCCAAGCGGATGAGCGAGGTCATCGAGGAGGTCGCCAAGACCGGGCCCGACCGGGTCGCCGTGCTGTCGGGGCCCAATCTCGCGCCCGAGATCGCCGAACGGCAGCCCGCCGCCTCCGTCGTCGCCTGCCGGGACGACGCCGTCGCCCGCCGCATCCAGGCCGCCTGCCACACCCCGTACTTCCGCCCGTACACCAACACCGACGTCGTCGGCTGCGAACTGGGCGGCGCGGTCAAGAACGTCATCGGGCTCGCCGTCGGCATCGCCGACGGCATGGGGCTCGGCGACAACACCAAGGCGTCGCTGATCACCCGCGGCTTGGCCGAGACCACCAGGCTCGGCCTGGCGATGGGCGCCGACGCGCACACCTTCGCGGGCCTGGCCGGCATGGGCGACCTGGTCGCCACCTGCTCCTCGCCGCTGTCCCGCAACCACACCTTCGGCACCAACCTCGGCCGCGGCATGACCCTGGCCGAGACGATCGCCGTCACCCGGCGCACCGCGGAGGGCGTCAAGTCCTGCGAATCGGTGGCCGATCTCGCCCGCCGCCACGGCGTGGACATGCCGATCACCGAGACGGTGGTCGATATCGTGCACAACGGGAAGCCGCCGGTTGTAGCCGTGCGGGAGTTGATGTCACGCTCCGCGAAGCCCGAAAGGTAA
- a CDS encoding DAK2 domain-containing protein yields MPPSLDAPTVRTWCRLALAALGRAREEIDAINVYPVADGDTGTNLYLTVESAAQSVEAVFDAHASADPAARPTLPEAFRAMSHGALIGARGNSGTILAQLLRGMNEPLAHAAGDPDAAALRLALRSAADSAYEAVAHPAEGTMLTVASAAASAAQAADGGLVEVVRAAHTGARAALAATPGQLGVLRAAGVVDAGGLGLVAVLGALSDAVTGDASMRTDTAAGAGTSFRTGEPAEPDGCGEGAAGGGPAYEVIYLLEAPPAAIPPLRARLDALGDSLVVVGGDGLWNVHVHVDDVGAAIEAGIEAGRPYRIRVTHFGEQVRSTAGRHERAVVALVRGDGMAELCSQAGAVVVAVRPGDPPASGEIAAAIRGAHAREVILLPNDSDLRPAAGAAVEQARADGVRVALIPTRSAVQGIAALAVHEPSRRFDEDVVAMTSAAGATRYAELAVAERESWTMAGVCQAGDVLGLIDGDVAVIGPGVVDTAVRVLDRMLAAGGEMVTLVLGATAPAGLAARLESHVRDTHMAVDTVTYEGGQASCPLLIGVE; encoded by the coding sequence GTGCCGCCCTCGCTCGACGCACCCACAGTGCGCACTTGGTGCCGGCTCGCCCTCGCCGCCCTGGGCCGCGCCCGGGAAGAGATCGACGCGATCAACGTCTACCCCGTCGCCGACGGCGACACCGGCACCAACCTCTACCTCACCGTCGAGTCCGCCGCCCAGTCCGTGGAAGCCGTCTTCGACGCCCACGCGTCGGCGGACCCGGCCGCCCGCCCGACGCTGCCCGAGGCCTTCCGGGCGATGTCCCACGGCGCCCTCATCGGTGCCCGCGGCAATTCCGGCACGATCCTGGCCCAGCTGCTGCGCGGCATGAACGAACCGCTCGCCCACGCCGCGGGCGACCCGGACGCCGCCGCGCTCCGCCTGGCGCTGCGCTCCGCCGCGGACTCCGCGTACGAGGCCGTCGCACACCCGGCGGAGGGCACGATGCTCACCGTGGCGTCCGCCGCGGCAAGCGCGGCGCAGGCGGCCGACGGCGGCCTGGTCGAGGTGGTGCGCGCCGCCCACACCGGCGCCCGCGCGGCGCTGGCCGCGACCCCGGGCCAGCTCGGCGTCCTGCGGGCCGCCGGCGTCGTGGACGCCGGCGGCCTCGGCCTGGTCGCGGTGCTGGGCGCGCTGTCCGACGCCGTGACCGGGGACGCCTCGATGCGTACCGACACCGCCGCGGGCGCGGGCACGTCCTTCCGCACCGGGGAGCCGGCGGAGCCGGACGGGTGCGGGGAGGGCGCCGCCGGCGGCGGACCCGCGTACGAGGTGATCTACCTGCTGGAGGCGCCGCCCGCCGCGATCCCGCCGCTGCGCGCCCGGCTCGACGCGCTCGGCGACTCCCTGGTCGTGGTCGGCGGCGACGGCCTGTGGAACGTCCATGTGCACGTCGACGACGTGGGCGCCGCCATCGAGGCGGGCATCGAGGCCGGCCGGCCGTACCGCATCCGCGTCACGCACTTCGGCGAGCAGGTCCGCAGCACCGCGGGGCGCCACGAGCGGGCCGTCGTGGCGCTGGTGCGCGGCGACGGCATGGCCGAACTGTGCTCGCAGGCCGGGGCCGTGGTGGTCGCCGTACGCCCCGGGGACCCGCCCGCCAGCGGTGAGATCGCCGCCGCGATCCGCGGGGCGCACGCCCGCGAGGTGATACTGCTGCCGAACGACAGCGACCTGCGGCCCGCGGCCGGCGCCGCCGTCGAGCAGGCCCGCGCGGACGGCGTCCGCGTCGCCCTGATCCCCACCCGCTCCGCGGTCCAGGGCATCGCCGCGCTCGCCGTCCACGAACCGTCCCGCCGTTTCGACGAGGACGTCGTCGCGATGACGTCCGCGGCCGGCGCGACCCGTTACGCGGAACTCGCCGTCGCCGAGCGCGAGTCGTGGACCATGGCGGGCGTCTGCCAGGCCGGCGACGTCCTCGGCCTGATCGACGGCGACGTCGCCGTGATCGGCCCGGGCGTCGTGGACACCGCCGTCCGCGTCCTGGACCGGATGCTCGCGGCCGGCGGCGAGATGGTCACCCTCGTGCTGGGCGCCACCGCGCCCGCGGGCCTCGCCGCCCGGCTGGAGTCCCACGTCCGCGACACCCACATGGCGGTGGACACCGTGACGTACGAGGGCGGGCAGGCGTCGTGCCCGCTGCTGATCGGCGTCGAGTAG
- a CDS encoding lysophospholipid acyltransferase family protein, which produces MSRRRIGFWYRLAAVIAKPPLIVLFKRDWRGMEHIPVNDGFITAVNHNSYLDPLSYAHFQYNTGRVPRFLAKAGLFKPLFVGSVLRGTGQIPVFRETTDAANAFRAAVAAIEAGECVAFYPEGTLTRDPDQWPMVSKTGVARVALLTKAPVIPVAQWGANEVMPPYAKEKRLRLFPRKTLRVLAGPPVDLDAFYGQEPTAETLRAVTETIMRSVAELLAELRGETAPDGLYDPRKARGGK; this is translated from the coding sequence GTGTCCCGCCGCAGAATCGGTTTCTGGTACCGCCTGGCGGCTGTCATCGCGAAACCGCCGCTCATTGTGCTGTTCAAGCGGGATTGGCGCGGAATGGAGCACATTCCCGTCAACGATGGATTCATCACCGCGGTGAACCACAACTCGTACCTGGACCCGCTGTCCTACGCGCATTTCCAGTACAACACCGGCCGGGTGCCCCGCTTCCTGGCCAAGGCCGGACTCTTCAAACCGCTGTTCGTCGGCAGCGTGCTGCGCGGCACCGGCCAGATCCCGGTCTTCCGCGAGACCACCGACGCCGCCAACGCCTTCCGTGCCGCGGTCGCCGCGATCGAGGCCGGCGAATGCGTCGCCTTCTACCCGGAAGGCACCCTCACCCGCGACCCCGACCAGTGGCCGATGGTCTCCAAGACCGGCGTCGCCCGGGTCGCGCTGCTCACCAAGGCCCCGGTCATCCCGGTCGCCCAGTGGGGCGCCAACGAGGTGATGCCGCCGTACGCCAAGGAGAAGCGGCTCCGGCTCTTCCCCCGCAAGACGCTGCGGGTGCTGGCCGGGCCGCCGGTCGACCTCGACGCCTTCTACGGTCAGGAGCCCACCGCAGAGACGCTGCGCGCGGTCACCGAGACCATCATGCGCAGCGTCGCCGAACTCCTCGCGGAATTGCGCGGCGAGACCGCCCCCGACGGTCTGTACGACCCGCGCAAGGCCCGGGGGGGCAAGTGA
- the rpmB gene encoding 50S ribosomal protein L28, with translation MAANCDVCGKGPGFGNSISHSHRRTPRRWNPNIQRVRAVVGKTPKRLNVCTSCIKAGKVSR, from the coding sequence GTGGCTGCCAACTGCGACGTCTGCGGCAAGGGGCCGGGCTTCGGCAACAGCATTTCCCACTCGCACCGCCGTACCCCGCGTCGTTGGAACCCCAACATCCAGCGGGTGCGCGCAGTCGTGGGGAAGACGCCGAAGCGGCTCAATGTCTGCACCTCGTGCATCAAGGCCGGCAAGGTCTCGCGCTAG
- the recG gene encoding ATP-dependent DNA helicase RecG: MTGNPLDEPLRKLVGDRTAKVLGEHLGLHTTGDLLHHYPRRYAERGELTRLADLPVDEYVTVVAQISKADKRTYGGGSGVRLEVVVSDGSGSLTLVFFSKAAHAHAHRLIPGRRGMFSGKVSVFNRTRQLAHPDYQLLDADEGEAEVDAFANRLIPLYPACKQITSWKIAQAVETALNSLAGTGWAGVGEPLPAQLRETRGLAPLPEALEKVHRPRTKADIAAARDRLRWDEAFVLQVALARRRAAESALPAVPRRPAADGLLAAFDAKLPFTLTEGQRSVSAEVFADLATDHPMHRLLQGEVGSGKTLVALRAMLGVVDAGGQAAMLAPTEVLAQQHHRSITEMMGGLAESAGMLGGSELGTKVVLLTGSMGTPARRQALLDLVTGEAGIVVGTHALIEDKVKFHDLGLVVVDEQHRFGVEQRDALRAKAPQPPHLLVMTATPIPRTVAMTVFGDLETSVLDQLPAGRSPIATHVVPAAEKPHFLSRAWERVREEAEGGHQAYVVCPRIGDDEDGKAAAKKADDAERRPPLAVLEVAEQIAAGPLRGLRVEVLHGRMAPDAKDDVMRRFAAGEVDVLVATTVIEVGVNVPNATAMVIMDADRFGVSQLHQLRGRVGRGSAPGLCLLVSEAPEASPARGRLDAVAATLDGFELSEIDLQQRREGDVLGQAQSGSRSSLRMLTVIEDRDVIEQARQEAVEVVAADPELTGHPDLRSALDSLLDADREQYLDKG; this comes from the coding sequence ATGACTGGCAACCCGTTGGACGAACCGCTGCGCAAGCTCGTCGGCGACCGCACCGCCAAGGTGCTCGGCGAGCATCTCGGCCTGCACACCACAGGGGACCTGCTGCACCACTACCCGCGGCGGTATGCCGAGCGCGGGGAGTTGACGCGGCTGGCCGACCTGCCGGTGGACGAGTACGTGACCGTGGTGGCGCAGATCTCCAAGGCGGACAAGCGGACGTACGGCGGCGGGTCCGGCGTACGGCTCGAAGTCGTGGTCAGCGACGGCAGCGGGTCGCTGACGCTGGTGTTCTTCAGCAAGGCCGCCCACGCGCACGCGCACCGGCTGATCCCCGGGCGGCGGGGGATGTTCTCCGGGAAGGTGTCGGTCTTCAACCGGACGCGGCAGCTCGCGCACCCCGACTACCAGCTGCTGGACGCGGACGAGGGCGAGGCGGAGGTCGACGCCTTCGCGAACCGGCTGATCCCGCTGTATCCGGCGTGCAAGCAGATCACCTCGTGGAAGATCGCGCAGGCCGTCGAGACCGCGCTCAATTCGCTGGCCGGCACCGGCTGGGCGGGCGTCGGCGAGCCGCTGCCCGCCCAGCTGCGCGAGACCCGCGGTCTCGCCCCGCTGCCCGAGGCGCTGGAGAAGGTGCACCGGCCGCGTACGAAGGCCGACATCGCCGCGGCCAGGGACCGGCTGCGCTGGGACGAGGCGTTCGTGCTCCAGGTCGCGCTGGCGCGCCGCCGGGCCGCGGAGTCGGCGCTGCCCGCGGTGCCCCGCCGGCCGGCCGCGGACGGGCTGCTCGCGGCCTTCGACGCGAAGCTGCCGTTCACGCTCACCGAGGGCCAGCGCAGCGTGTCCGCCGAGGTCTTCGCGGACCTGGCCACCGACCACCCGATGCACCGGCTGCTCCAGGGCGAGGTCGGCTCGGGCAAGACCCTGGTGGCGCTGCGGGCGATGCTCGGCGTGGTGGACGCGGGCGGGCAGGCGGCGATGCTGGCGCCGACCGAGGTGCTGGCGCAGCAGCACCACCGCTCGATCACCGAGATGATGGGCGGCCTCGCGGAGTCCGCGGGAATGCTCGGCGGGTCCGAGCTGGGTACGAAGGTGGTGCTGCTGACCGGTTCGATGGGCACCCCCGCCCGCCGGCAGGCGCTGCTGGACCTGGTGACGGGCGAGGCCGGGATCGTGGTGGGCACCCACGCGCTGATCGAGGACAAGGTCAAATTCCACGACCTGGGGCTCGTCGTGGTCGACGAGCAGCACCGCTTCGGGGTCGAGCAGCGCGACGCGCTGCGGGCCAAGGCGCCGCAGCCGCCGCATCTGCTGGTGATGACGGCCACCCCGATCCCGCGGACGGTGGCGATGACGGTCTTCGGCGACCTGGAGACCTCGGTGCTCGACCAGCTGCCGGCCGGGCGCTCGCCGATCGCGACCCATGTCGTACCGGCGGCGGAGAAGCCGCACTTCCTCAGCCGGGCCTGGGAGCGGGTGCGCGAGGAGGCCGAGGGCGGGCACCAGGCGTATGTGGTGTGCCCGCGGATCGGCGACGACGAGGACGGCAAGGCCGCGGCGAAGAAGGCCGACGACGCCGAGCGCAGGCCGCCGCTCGCCGTGCTGGAGGTCGCCGAGCAGATCGCCGCGGGACCGCTGCGCGGCCTGCGGGTCGAGGTGCTGCACGGGCGGATGGCGCCGGACGCCAAGGACGACGTGATGCGGCGCTTCGCGGCCGGCGAGGTGGACGTGCTGGTGGCGACCACGGTGATCGAGGTCGGGGTGAACGTGCCGAATGCCACCGCCATGGTGATCATGGACGCGGACCGCTTCGGCGTCTCGCAGCTGCACCAGTTGCGCGGCCGGGTCGGCCGCGGGTCCGCGCCCGGCCTGTGCCTGCTGGTCTCCGAGGCGCCCGAGGCGAGCCCGGCGCGCGGCCGGCTCGACGCGGTGGCCGCCACCCTGGACGGCTTCGAGCTGTCCGAGATCGACCTCCAGCAGCGCCGCGAGGGCGATGTGCTGGGCCAGGCGCAGTCCGGGTCCCGCTCGTCGCTGCGGATGCTGACGGTCATCGAGGACCGGGACGTGATCGAGCAGGCCAGGCAGGAGGCCGTCGAGGTGGTCGCGGCCGACCCGGAGCTGACCGGCCACCCCGACCTGCGCAGCGCGCTCGACAGCCTGCTGGACGCCGACCGCGAGCAGTATCTCGACAAGGGCTGA
- a CDS encoding Lrp/AsnC family transcriptional regulator: MVQAYILIQTEVGKASAVAEVISKIDGVIQAEDVTGPYDVIVRARADTVDELGRMVVAKVQQVDGITRTLTCPVVHI, from the coding sequence GTGGTACAGGCCTACATCCTGATCCAGACCGAGGTCGGCAAGGCCTCGGCAGTAGCGGAGGTGATTTCCAAGATCGACGGCGTCATTCAGGCCGAGGACGTCACGGGCCCCTATGACGTGATCGTCAGGGCCCGGGCGGACACGGTCGACGAACTCGGCCGCATGGTGGTGGCCAAGGTCCAGCAAGTGGACGGAATCACCCGGACTCTCACCTGTCCGGTCGTCCATATCTAG